From a region of the Sphaerodactylus townsendi isolate TG3544 linkage group LG09, MPM_Stown_v2.3, whole genome shotgun sequence genome:
- the NTAQ1 gene encoding protein N-terminal glutamine amidohydrolase yields MDQAFAAALDAYEPAVPARPACVYTSCYCEENVWKLCEYVRSQNQYPLEEFYAVFISNDRRMVPLWKQKSSCGNQPVIWDYHVILLHVSNANQNFIYDLDTALPFPCPFDTYVEEAFKSDNILDAAFRRKVRVVRADLYLKTFASDRSHMKDASGDWLKPPPPYPCIETADFKMNLDDFISMSPDVGSGSVLPLSEFVHGFGSQS; encoded by the exons ATGGACCAGGCATTTGCAGCCGCCCTTGACGCCTATGAGCCGGCAGTGCCTGCGCGGCCTGCTTGTGTTTACACCAGCTGCTACTG TGAGGAAAATGTGTGGAAGCTTTGCGAATACGTCCGGAGCCAGAATCAATACCCATTGGAAgaattttatgctgttttcatttccaATGACAGAAGGATG GTACCACTTTGGAAGCAGAAGTCGAGTTGTGGAAATCAGCCAGTGATTTGG GATTATCATGTTATTTTACTTCATGTATCAAACGCAAACCAGAACTTTATTTACGATCTTGACACGGCGCTGCCTTTCCCGTGCCCTTTTGATACTTACGTTGAAGAGGCCTTTAAATCAGACAATATTCTTGATGCAGCATTTCGAAG AAAAGTCCGAGTGGTTCGAGCGGATTTGTATCTGAAGACTTTTGCTTCCGACCGGTCCCACATGAAGGATGCCAGTGGGGATTGGCTAAAGCCGCCTCCCCCGTACCCATGCATTGAAACTGCAG aCTTCAAGATGAACCTGGACGATTTCATCAGTATGAGTCCAGATGTTGGATCAGGGTCCGTATTGCCGCTTTCCGAATTCGTACATGGGTTTGGCAGCCAAAGCTGA